The genomic segment TATCCCAAACGCCAGCCGTCCGGCGGAGAAGGTAATATCAAAAAGCGGACGTTCGCCGCGAAGGCGGCTGTTATTGACGACGCTGTCGATATTCTTCCTAGTACGCGTAAAATGCTCGAGAAGTTCATCCAGATTTGATGGGGCCACAGTCGGCTCTACATCGAACAATTCGACAACCGCGCTGACGAATTTTGGTTCCTCGAAGACCAGCGATTGCGATCGAGCGCAATCGCGAATTGTAGCCAGCAGCGCTGTCGCGAGCCAAAGCTCGAAATAGTGCGCGAACACGAGGCTCGGTGCTGTCAGTCTAACCGCAACTCGTCTCCGATCGGCGCAGCTCGATCTTTGAGCGCGTATGCCTAGCCCATGAGGTTCTGCCACTCAGCCAGTGCGGCTGAGCGGCGGATCTTGTAGGACTGTCGATCGAGGAGGTGACGTTCTGAATTAAAATGATTGTGAACCGAGGCATGGACCGAGGCGAACTTCTGAAGAGATTTCATCCGCCGGAATCTCAGCATCGCCCGCTCCCGTCTTCGAAGGGGAAGGTGACTATTTTCAACCCGATTGTTCAACCAGCGCCCCATTTCTCGCCGATCCAGGTTACCCAGTTCGCGCATGGCCACCGGATATGAGCGGAGCCCGTCGGTGACGATTGTTTCGGCCCGGCCATGCCGCTTCAGTGCCTTCTTCATGAACGCCAAAGCCGCAGTTTTGTCCCGTTTCTTGGTGACGAAGGACTCC from the Erythrobacter sp. SG61-1L genome contains:
- a CDS encoding IS6 family transposase, with product MPRARKPASPFRYFNSSPEVIRLVVLMYVRFPLSLRNVEDLLFERGIDVCHETVRFWWNRFGPLFAADIRRQRASRMRSFTHWRWHLDEMYVKINGEQHYLWRAVNHEGEILESFVTKKRDKTAALAFMKKALKRHGRAETIVTDGLRSYPVAMRELGNLDRREMGRWLNNRVENSHLPLRRRERAMLRFRRMKSLQKFASVHASVHNHFNSERHLLDRQSYKIRRSAALAEWQNLMG